In Fusarium falciforme chromosome 9, complete sequence, the following are encoded in one genomic region:
- a CDS encoding Amino acid permease translates to MDNSSVKRPSRDAEKSGPEREFYRTETIQNGDQMPSVAEETHRGFKPRHTQMIALGGTIGTSLFLGTGQTLLVGGPAYFITAYIALSFVIYGVMTGMAEMATFHPVAGSTMSFYGNKYVSRSLGLAMGYLYWYTLGVLVPYELVASSILIDYWGSNISPAVWITVILVIIVSVNAMPVQYFGEFEFWAAGMKVILIVGLIILSIVLFFGGDPTHDALYFRFWKDPGAVNTYIVDDGVGYFISLLQSFVLASFAFVLAPEQLIVTAGEMQNPRRNLPRAARRYLWRFIILYIPAVLGISVICASDDPMLGKSGASSSPFVIAIKNAKIPVLDSIVNAMIVLSASTAGNAFLYSSSRNLYSLAVAGNAPAIFKRCNKHGLPYVAVAASASLSVLAYLSLSETSSSVFTWLISLTNTSGYLSWMCSGVIYIRYQKTIRYHGLQPPFRSRVQPWGMHAGTITSTLLLLLNGFTVFFPSKWSAASFLTSYIGIAAFLCIWLGHRFYHWSDPWFRRPEDIDMREGLDEALETEHPIPNRSKFLRAIHALYE, encoded by the coding sequence ATGGATAACTCGAGCGTAAAAAGACCCTCGAGGGATGCCGAAAAGTCCGGTCCCGAACGCGAGTTCTATCGCACCGAGACGATCCAGAATGGCGACCAGATGCCGTCCGTCGCTGAGGAAACACACCGAGGCTTCAAGCCCCGTCACACTCAGATGATTGCCCTCGGTGGCACGATTGGTACCTCGCTCTTCCTCGGGACCGGCCAGACACTTCTAGTTGGTGGCCCGGCCTACTTTATCACCGCATACATCGCCCTGTCCTTCGTCATCTACGGTGTCATGACAGGCATGGCTGAGATGGCCACCTTCCATCCGGTGGCCGGCTCCACCATGAGCTTTTATGGAAACAAATATGTCTCCCGAAGCCTTGGTCTCGCCATGGGTTACCTTTACTGGTATACCCTTGGCGTACTGGTCCCGTATGAGCTTGTCGCATCCTCTATTCTTATCGACTACTGGGGCTCCAACATTAGCCCGGCGGTCTGGATCACGGTGattctcgtcatcatcgtatCGGTCAACGCCATGCCAGTTCAATACTTTGGCGAGTTTGAGTTTTGGGCGGCTGGTATGAAGGTCATCTTGATCGTCGGCCTCATCATTCTATCTatcgtcctcttcttcggcgGCGACCCGACACACGATGCCCTATATTTCCGTTTCTGGAAGGATCCCGGAGCCGTGAATACATATATCGTCGACGACGGGGTGGGATACTTTATTTCCCTCTTGCAGTCCTTCGTCCTCGCTTCCTTCGCCTTTGTGCTCGCGCCGGAGCAGCTTATCGTCACGGCTGGCGAGATGCAGAACCCTCGACGAAACCTACCTCGAGCCGCACGCCGATACCTATGGAGATTCATCATCCTATACATCCCGGCTGTTCTCGGTATCAGCGTTATCTGTGCCTCGGATGACCCGATGCTTGGTAAATCTGGGGCATCAAGTTCGCCAttcgtcatcgccatcaagAATGCCAAAATCCCAGTTCTCGATAGCATCGTTAACGCGATGATCGTACTCTCTGCATCGACAGCTGGTAACGCCTTCCTTTATTCCTCTTCTCGAAACCTATACTCGCTCGCGGTTGCCGGAAACGCGCCTGCGATATTCAAGCGATGTAACAAACATGGTCTTCCTTATGTGGCTGTGGCTGCCAGTGCGTCTTTGAGTGTGCTGGCGTATCTCAGTCTATCGGAGACGAGTTCGTCTGTGTTCACTTGGCTCATCAGTCTAACGAACACCTCCGGCTATCTCAGCTGGATGTGCTCTGGCGTCATTTATATTCGCTATCAGAAGACGATCCGTTACCACGGGCTTCAGCCGCCATTTCGATCCCGCGTCCAGCCCTGGGGGATGCATGCCGGAACTATCACTTctaccctcctcctcctcttgaaTGGCTTTACAGTTTTCTTCCCGTCGAAGTGGTCTGCTGCCTCTTTCCTTACCAGCTACATTGGCATCGCTGCGTTTCTTTGCATCTGGCTCGGCCACAGATTTTATCACTGGAGTGATCCCTGGTTCAGACGACCCGAAGACATCGACATGAGGGAAGGGCTGGATGAAGCTTTGGAAACCGAACATCCGATTCCGAACAGAAGTAAATTTTTGCGAGCTATTCATGCCCTCTACGAGTAA
- a CDS encoding C6 zinc finger domain protein: MSRINISSGSQMEAQMAYSRAVVVDDWIMLSGTTGYNYQTGEISDDLVEQAEQVLANINKVLTEAGSSMSDVVRVVYILPDRKEFPKIWPVLRKWFGDVLPASMMFEATLYTDEMKVEMEVTAKKGCGKKRSAAL, encoded by the exons ATGTCCCGCATCAACATCAGCTCCGGCTCCCAGATGGAGGCCCAGATGGCCTACTCCCGCGCCGTCGTTGTAGATGACTGGATCATGCTTTCCGGCACCACAGG ATACAATTACCAGACGGGCGAGATTTCTGATGACCTGGTTGAGCAGGCAGAGCAGGTGCTGGCCAATATCAACAAGGTTCTGACTGAAGCCGGCTCTTCCATGTCGGATGTCGTGAGGGTCGTGTATATCCTCCCAGACCGCAAGGAGTTCCCCAAGATCTGGCCAGTGTTGAGAAAGTGGTTTGGAGATGTTCTTCCAGCGAGCATGATGTTCGAGGCCACTCTGTACACGGACGAGATGAAGGTCGAGATGGAAGTGACTGCCAAAAAGGGGTGCGGCAAGAAACGCTCAGCAGCTTTGTAA
- a CDS encoding FAD dependent oxidoreductase, whose translation MSLSKDGIYEKGVIDPGFPAKTPTQPFWFTHNSKISKLQSTWHDSADIVIIGSGLTAASLCYELLVKRGTNLKIVVVEARDLCSGATGRNAGHIKPFSPGVWYDRKKVFGPEEAVKIMEYEHGHLDELAKCAKENKIECDLDILEGLDVYFDEKALRDAQKAVEDMRRYSPALADRYTFYDSPDSLRARNCPRDCIGAVGMRAGSMWPYKFVSGLFEKFVEEKGLLIQTNTVVTSITDRDNEEFATVTTTRGDIKAAHVIHANNAWIGHLVPELRPFVSPVRANAQRWMPKEPAERRKNSWWIRYGEKDYDAIIHRKDGSYILGRANTGRRATADDTAVDLLPQKHLGAVTPVVFDFGANMDKTHGWSGIVAFTHDGNPFVGRLPFHNRTHQWVCASYHATGMIRAFKSAQLLAHLFFGEDVPEAYPRSMLLTDARVASWRGEITSKL comes from the coding sequence ATGTCTCTCTCTAAGGACGGAATCTACGAAAAAGGCGTCATCGACCCCGGCTTCCCAGCCAAGACACCAACCCAGCCCTTCTGGTTCACGCACAACTCCAAGATCAGCAAGCTACAGTCCACTTGGCATGATTCCGCCGACATTGTCATCATCGGCTCGGGCCTGACGGCGGCCAGTCTCTGCTACGAGTTGCTGGTCAAGCGCGGGACGAACCTCAAGATCGTTGTAGTCGAGGCTCGCGATCTATGCTCGGGAGCCACTGGGCGAAATGCGGGGCACATCAAGCCCTTTAGCCCCGGGGTGTGGTACGACCGGAAGAAGGTTTTTGGACCTGAGGAAGCTGTCAAGATCATGGAGTACGAGCACGGCCACCTAGATGAGCTGGCCAAGTGTgccaaggagaacaagatcGAATGCGATCTGGACATCCTGGAAGGGCTGGATGTCTACTTTGACGAGAAGGCCTTGCGCGATGCCCAAAAAGCCGTTGAGGACATGCGGAGGTACAGCCCTGCCCTCGCAGATCGCTATACCTTTTACGACTCTCCCGACAGCCTCCGCGCCCGAAACTGTCCTCGCGATTGCATCGGAGCCGTCGGCATGCGTGCTGGCTCAATGTGGCCGTACAAATTCGTCAGTGGGCTGTTTGAGAAGTTCGTCGAGGAAAAGGGCCTCTTGATACAGACAAACACCGTCGTCACCTCAATCACCGATCGCGATAACGAGGAATTCGCTACTGTCACCACCACACGGGGAGACATCAAGGCCGCACACGTCATCCACGCCAACAACGCCTGGATCGGCCACCTGGTCCCGGAGCTGCGTCCTTTCGTATCTCCTGTACGTGCAAATGCGCAGCGTTGGATGCCCAAGGAGCCCGCCGAGCGTCGCAAGAATTCGTGGTGGATTAGGTATGGCGAGAAGGACTACGATGCAATCATCCACAGAAAAGACGGCTCATACATCCTGGGACGCGCAAACACCGGTCGAAGAGCCACTGCAGATGATACAGCGGTCGATCTGCTCCCCCAGAAGCATCTTGGAGCCGTAACCCCTGTCGTCTTCGACTTTGGCGCCAACATGGACAAGACACATGGCTGGAGTGGCATTGTCGCGTTTACGCACGATGGCAATCCCTTTGTAGGCCGCTTGCCCTTCCACAATCGCACTCATCAATGGGTGTGCGCGTCGTACCACGCCACAGGCATGATCAGGGCGTTCAAGTCGGCCCAGCTGCTGGCGCACCTGTTTTTTGGAGAGGACGTGCCTGAGGCGTACCCTCGCTCCATGCTCTTGACGGATGCCAGGGTCGCTTCGTGGCGTGGCGAGATTACTAGCAAGCTGTGA
- a CDS encoding Cupin-7 domain-containing protein, whose translation MSTETQTISAQEKPAQVAPTKSKSVFDGAKESISGEEARIAYRGPPLPNVPEDVVVPGVFDLECDERLWVPQAPDVWFRPLLLSVSQGYFVNILRVRKSGILSRHRHAGPVHATVLKGRWHYLEHPWWATEGGYAFEPPGDIHTLEVPDDVKEMVTMFHVTGAYIYVDPDGNPVDVEDVYSKLSKARKHYEEVGLGADFVNQFVR comes from the coding sequence ATGTCGACCGAAACTCAAACCATTTCTGCTCAAGAGAAACCGGCCCAGGTGGCTCCGACCAAGTCCAAATCCGTCTTCGACGGCGCAAAAGAGTCCATCTCGGGAGAGGAGGCCAGAATCGCCTACCGCggccctcccctccccaacGTCCCCGAGGACGTCGTCGTGCCCGGCGTCTTCGACCTCGAGTGCGACGAGCGGCTCTGGGTCCCTCAGGCGCCTGACGTCTGGTTTCGTCCCTTGCTCCTCTCCGTGTCTCAGGGCTATTTCGTTAATATCCTGCGCGTTCGCAAGTCTGGGATCCTCTCGCGGCACCGACACGCAGGGCCTGTCCATGCCACTGTATTAAAGGGTCGCTGGCACTACTTGGAGCACCCTTGGTGGGCGACTGAGGGTGGCTATGCCTTTGAGCCACCAGGTGATATTCATACGTTGGAGGTTCCGGATGATGTGAAGGAGATGGTGACAATGTTTCATGTCACGGGGGCGTATATCTATGTTGATCCCGATGGAAACCCAGTCGATGTGGAGGATGTCTATAGCAAACTGTCCAAGGCCCGAAAGCATTACGAAGAGGTTGGGCTTGGGGCGGATTTTGTCAACCAGTTTGTACGGTAG